The proteins below come from a single Juglans regia cultivar Chandler chromosome 12, Walnut 2.0, whole genome shotgun sequence genomic window:
- the LOC109007897 gene encoding uncharacterized protein At1g51745 isoform X2 yields the protein MGSSSGEAKSNGIDASVGGLVWVRRRNGSWWPGRIMGLDELSEGSLVSPRSGTPVKLLGREDASVDWYNLEKSKRVKAFRCGEYDECIEKAKVSAANSNKKAVKYARREDAIIHALEIESARLGTDRLDFFQRDNSGGDLGSSARESPSMSRSVEENVDRGDDASDSEDNSNSAPELSQSGLSFEEPNLNNPAKVQSVLGRRRRRTPNDSEDDGTEGVKRMRGLEDLGMGVVSKRKVGGMLDLVQQDSASLCDSSAGNWISNGSPVNGSKGYLPSLKRKRSQVANVHEFLKRKNRRRPLTKVLECTAMVSVPVICDQLPSSSGSPLQGMSDSRVSGLESNDSKKSVIVNNNSDSTGVSCENGVPLNTSEHACDASQILYKTKENEISSTAGLAENGSSDRLFDVPFVGEEKHTEGFSSIPVSVSSGRSHVALGRQSCQGSLAEAALLRNEGLNESGSTSSATVHINNIGQRIEKGIEHLEGSDQKVDGTGVGGCLASYNCTLRAKCKSVAEGQVDGFSDWGKQMSQRDSQIRVPITEVNLSPKGSLTPQRSLPYRQSRFTVHSRYQIPDFPVRNISTDASLCDVKIEVKASYRPQHVPLVSLMSKLNGKAIVGHPLTVEVLDDGHCDYLLRSMECNLKVREMRNAARPNSVSGRVPAKHLALQPRFSPVKLPKIKKSGLLSKKIRKLSSLTGHKQSQEEQKPVVDKPKGPVVACIPLKVVFSRINEAVNGLTRSTQHRVLTSSIP from the exons ATGGGGAGTAGTTCTGGTGAGGCTAAATCCAACGGTATTGATGCGTCGGTGGGCGGATTGGTTTGGGTCCGTCGCCGAAACGGGTCGTGGTGGCCGGGCCGTATAATGGGCCTTGACGAGTTGTCTGAGGGTTCCTTGGTTTCGCCGAGATCGGGGACTCCCGTTAAGCTTCTGGGCCGCGAGGACGCAAGTGT GGATTGGTATAATCTTGAAAAATCTAAGAGGGTTAAGGCATTTCGGTGTGGGGAATATGATGAATGCATTGAAAAGGCAAAGGTTTCTGCAGCTAATTCCAATAAAAAAGCAGTTAAATATGCTCGGAGGGAAGATGCCATTATCCATGCTCTTGAGATTGAGAGTGCTCGCCTTGGCACAGATCGCTTGGATTTCTTTCAACGGGATAATTCAGGTGGCGACCTTGGTAGTTCAGCCAGAGAGTCACCTAGCATGTCTCGTTCTGTTGAAGAAAACGTGGATCGGGGTGATGATGCTAGTGATTCTGAAGACAATTCAAATTCAGCGCCCGAGTTATCTCAATCTGGTTTATCTTTTGAAGAGCCAAATCTTAATAATCCTGCTAAGGTGCAATCTGTcctgggaagaagaagaagaagaaccccaAATGATTCGGAGGACGATGGAACAGAAGGAGTTAAGCGTATGAGAGGACTTGAGGACCTGGGCATGGGTGTCGTTTCAAAAAGGAAGGTTGGAGGGATGCTCGATCTAGTTCAACAAGATAGTGCTTCACTCTGTGATTCAAGTGCCGGGAATTGGATATCTAATGGGAGTCCTGTCAATGGTAGCAAAGGTTATTTGCCGTCACTCAAAAGGAAGAGATCTCAAGTGGCAAATGTTCATGaatttttgaaaaggaaaaaccgTCGCCGACCATTGACAAAGGTTTTGGAGTGTACAGCCATGGTTTCTGTTCCAGTTATTTGTGATCAACTTCCCAGTTCAAGTGGTTCACCTCTTCAGGGTATGTCCGATAGCAGGGTTTCGGGACTGGAATCTAATGACTCAAAGAAATCTGTGATTGTGAACAACAATTCTGACAGCACCGGAGTTTCGTGTGAGAATGGAGTCCCTTTAAATACTTCTGAACATGCCTGTGATGCTTCCCAAATCCTTTACAAGACTAAGGAGAATGAAATTTCCAGCACAGCTGGGTTAGCTGAGAATGGTTCTTCTGATAGGTTATTTGATGTGCCATTTGTTGGGGAGGAAAAACACACTGAAG GTTTTTCATCTATACCCGTGTCTGTTTCATCTGGAAGGTCTCATGTTGCTTTGGGAAGGCAATCTTGTCAAGGTAGTCTAGCTGAAGCTGCATTGTTGAGAAACGAGGGACTTAATGAATCTGGTTCTACCAGTTCAGCTACTgttcatattaataatattggcCAGAGGATAGAGAAAG GTATAGAGCATTTGGAGGGTTCAGATCAGAAAGTTGATGGCACTGGCGTTGGTGGATGCCTCGCATCATATAATTGTACCTTGCGAGCAAAGTGCAAATCAGTTGCTGAAGGCCAGGTAGATGGTTTCAGTGACTGGGGCAAGCAAATGTCTCAGAGGGATTCACAAATAAGAGTGCCAATAACTGAAGTCAATCTATCACCCAAAGGCTCTTTGACACCCCAAAGGTCACTTCCGTATCGTCAGTCCCGCTTTACAGTTCACTCCAGATATCAGATACCAGATTTTCCTGTCAGAAATATTTCCACTGATGCTTCACTGTGTGATGTTAAGATTGAAGTGAAAGCAAGCTACCGGCCACAGCATGTGCCATTGGTTTCCCTCATGAGTAAGTTGAATGGTAAAGCTATTGTTGGTCACCCTCTCACAGTTGAGGTTTTGGATGATGGCCATTGTGATTATCTGTTGAGAAGCATGGAGTGTAATCTCAAAGTTCGTGAGATGCGTAATGCTGCCAGGCCAAATTCAGTATCCGGAAGAGTTCCTGCCAAGCACTTGGCATTGCAGCCACGTTTTTCACCTGTTAAAtta
- the LOC109007897 gene encoding uncharacterized protein At1g51745 isoform X1, with translation MGSSSGEAKSNGIDASVGGLVWVRRRNGSWWPGRIMGLDELSEGSLVSPRSGTPVKLLGREDASVDWYNLEKSKRVKAFRCGEYDECIEKAKVSAANSNKKAVKYARREDAIIHALEIESARLGTDRLDFFQRDNSGGDLGSSARESPSMSRSVEENVDRGDDASDSEDNSNSAPELSQSGLSFEEPNLNNPAKVQSVLGRRRRRTPNDSEDDGTEGVKRMRGLEDLGMGVVSKRKVGGMLDLVQQDSASLCDSSAGNWISNGSPVNGSKGYLPSLKRKRSQVANVHEFLKRKNRRRPLTKVLECTAMVSVPVICDQLPSSSGSPLQGMSDSRVSGLESNDSKKSVIVNNNSDSTGVSCENGVPLNTSEHACDASQILYKTKENEISSTAGLAENGSSDRLFDVPFVGEEKHTEGFSSIPVSVSSGRSHVALGRQSCQGSLAEAALLRNEGLNESGSTSSATVHINNIGQRIEKGTSKWQLKRKRNSRHLSKNRKQGSRKYVDMDDESNAYLAGIEHLEGSDQKVDGTGVGGCLASYNCTLRAKCKSVAEGQVDGFSDWGKQMSQRDSQIRVPITEVNLSPKGSLTPQRSLPYRQSRFTVHSRYQIPDFPVRNISTDASLCDVKIEVKASYRPQHVPLVSLMSKLNGKAIVGHPLTVEVLDDGHCDYLLRSMECNLKVREMRNAARPNSVSGRVPAKHLALQPRFSPVKLPKIKKSGLLSKKIRKLSSLTGHKQSQEEQKPVVDKPKGPVVACIPLKVVFSRINEAVNGLTRSTQHRVLTSSIP, from the exons ATGGGGAGTAGTTCTGGTGAGGCTAAATCCAACGGTATTGATGCGTCGGTGGGCGGATTGGTTTGGGTCCGTCGCCGAAACGGGTCGTGGTGGCCGGGCCGTATAATGGGCCTTGACGAGTTGTCTGAGGGTTCCTTGGTTTCGCCGAGATCGGGGACTCCCGTTAAGCTTCTGGGCCGCGAGGACGCAAGTGT GGATTGGTATAATCTTGAAAAATCTAAGAGGGTTAAGGCATTTCGGTGTGGGGAATATGATGAATGCATTGAAAAGGCAAAGGTTTCTGCAGCTAATTCCAATAAAAAAGCAGTTAAATATGCTCGGAGGGAAGATGCCATTATCCATGCTCTTGAGATTGAGAGTGCTCGCCTTGGCACAGATCGCTTGGATTTCTTTCAACGGGATAATTCAGGTGGCGACCTTGGTAGTTCAGCCAGAGAGTCACCTAGCATGTCTCGTTCTGTTGAAGAAAACGTGGATCGGGGTGATGATGCTAGTGATTCTGAAGACAATTCAAATTCAGCGCCCGAGTTATCTCAATCTGGTTTATCTTTTGAAGAGCCAAATCTTAATAATCCTGCTAAGGTGCAATCTGTcctgggaagaagaagaagaagaaccccaAATGATTCGGAGGACGATGGAACAGAAGGAGTTAAGCGTATGAGAGGACTTGAGGACCTGGGCATGGGTGTCGTTTCAAAAAGGAAGGTTGGAGGGATGCTCGATCTAGTTCAACAAGATAGTGCTTCACTCTGTGATTCAAGTGCCGGGAATTGGATATCTAATGGGAGTCCTGTCAATGGTAGCAAAGGTTATTTGCCGTCACTCAAAAGGAAGAGATCTCAAGTGGCAAATGTTCATGaatttttgaaaaggaaaaaccgTCGCCGACCATTGACAAAGGTTTTGGAGTGTACAGCCATGGTTTCTGTTCCAGTTATTTGTGATCAACTTCCCAGTTCAAGTGGTTCACCTCTTCAGGGTATGTCCGATAGCAGGGTTTCGGGACTGGAATCTAATGACTCAAAGAAATCTGTGATTGTGAACAACAATTCTGACAGCACCGGAGTTTCGTGTGAGAATGGAGTCCCTTTAAATACTTCTGAACATGCCTGTGATGCTTCCCAAATCCTTTACAAGACTAAGGAGAATGAAATTTCCAGCACAGCTGGGTTAGCTGAGAATGGTTCTTCTGATAGGTTATTTGATGTGCCATTTGTTGGGGAGGAAAAACACACTGAAG GTTTTTCATCTATACCCGTGTCTGTTTCATCTGGAAGGTCTCATGTTGCTTTGGGAAGGCAATCTTGTCAAGGTAGTCTAGCTGAAGCTGCATTGTTGAGAAACGAGGGACTTAATGAATCTGGTTCTACCAGTTCAGCTACTgttcatattaataatattggcCAGAGGATAGAGAAAGGTACTTCAAAGTGGCAGTTAAAACGAAAGAGGAATTCAAGACatttaagtaaaaatagaaaacaGGGCTCCAGAAAATATGTGGACATggatgatgaatccaatgcttaTTTGGCAGGTATAGAGCATTTGGAGGGTTCAGATCAGAAAGTTGATGGCACTGGCGTTGGTGGATGCCTCGCATCATATAATTGTACCTTGCGAGCAAAGTGCAAATCAGTTGCTGAAGGCCAGGTAGATGGTTTCAGTGACTGGGGCAAGCAAATGTCTCAGAGGGATTCACAAATAAGAGTGCCAATAACTGAAGTCAATCTATCACCCAAAGGCTCTTTGACACCCCAAAGGTCACTTCCGTATCGTCAGTCCCGCTTTACAGTTCACTCCAGATATCAGATACCAGATTTTCCTGTCAGAAATATTTCCACTGATGCTTCACTGTGTGATGTTAAGATTGAAGTGAAAGCAAGCTACCGGCCACAGCATGTGCCATTGGTTTCCCTCATGAGTAAGTTGAATGGTAAAGCTATTGTTGGTCACCCTCTCACAGTTGAGGTTTTGGATGATGGCCATTGTGATTATCTGTTGAGAAGCATGGAGTGTAATCTCAAAGTTCGTGAGATGCGTAATGCTGCCAGGCCAAATTCAGTATCCGGAAGAGTTCCTGCCAAGCACTTGGCATTGCAGCCACGTTTTTCACCTGTTAAAtta